The Pyramidobacter porci genome contains the following window.
CGGCCAGGACCGCCGCCACGCCGTTTTCCCGCAGCGGCCCGAGCGCCGCGCACGGCAGCGCGAACGCAAGCGACGGCTTCCACACCGCTCGGGCCGCGCGCTTCAACGCCCCCGGCGCCAACAGCGCCGCATAGACCAGAGCCGAGCCGCCCCACGTCAGCCCCGTCGCCACACAGAGCCCCGGCGCGCCCCAGCGCGGCGCCAGCATCCAGTCCAGAAACGCGTTCACCCCCAGCGCCCCGTAACTCACGGACAAAATCGTCTTCAGCCTGCCCGCCGCCTGCGCGTAGCGCGACAAAAACTGCCCCCACAACATCAGCGGCAGACTCCAGGCCGCCGCGGCCACGCACGGCGCCGTCAGATCCACCGCCGCCGCGTCGAAGGCGCCGTAGCCCAGAAAGATCCTCACCAGCGGCCGGCTCAGCGCCGACATCAGCGCCGCCGGCGGAAGCAGGTACAGCCATCCCGTGCACATCACCGTTTCGAGCTGCGCCTGCGACGCTTCGGGCGAATCCATCAGCGCGCTGGCGCGATGCAGATAAATCATCAGCGCCGGCGCAAGCACGCTCTGCGGCAGCATGTAGATCAATCCCGCGTAGCTGAGCGCGGAAATGTTTCCCGCCGGCAGCCCCGAGGCGAAATAGCGGTCCACCAACAGATACAGCCCGCTGGCGCCGACGATGCCGACGCAGAGCAGACAATCCGTGCGCAGCTCGCGCAGCGCCTCCTCGCGCGCCGCGCCCGCAGCCCGCCAGGGGAAATCCCCCGTGACCCGGAACGTGCCCCAGGCCAGAAGCGCCACCACCAGACTGTACATCGCCGGCACGGCGTACACCCCCCAGAAAAAAGACGCCGCCCAGATCGCCGGGATCAGCAGCGCATGCCCCAGCACCGCAAGAGAGACCGAAAGACTGTACCGCCCGTTGAAATTGTTCCAAACGCCAAGGAAAGGCAGCACGATCCATGCCACGCCCCAAGGGATCAGCATCACCAGCATTCGGGCAGCCATCACCTGCCGCAGCGGCTCGAAATGCCGCGCGAAAAACGCCACCAGCGCCGCCGGAAAAACCGCCGCCAGCGCCGCCGACAGCAGCGCGCCGATCAACGCCAGGCGAAAAACGCGCGCCATCAGAGCCGCCGCATCCGCCCCCGTCTCCTGCCGCACCAGCCGCGGCAGCAGCGCCGATTCCGTCACATTC
Protein-coding sequences here:
- a CDS encoding lipid II flippase MurJ, coding for MAMGRKIRDFFCGAQEARAGALVSVTVGALSKPVGYLRTLMLAWLFGASAGMDAFYVSMGILSLLCQIVQNVTESALLPRLVRQETGADAAALMARVFRLALIGALLSAALAAVFPAALVAFFARHFEPLRQVMAARMLVMLIPWGVAWIVLPFLGVWNNFNGRYSLSVSLAVLGHALLIPAIWAASFFWGVYAVPAMYSLVVALLAWGTFRVTGDFPWRAAGAAREEALRELRTDCLLCVGIVGASGLYLLVDRYFASGLPAGNISALSYAGLIYMLPQSVLAPALMIYLHRASALMDSPEASQAQLETVMCTGWLYLLPPAALMSALSRPLVRIFLGYGAFDAAAVDLTAPCVAAAAWSLPLMLWGQFLSRYAQAAGRLKTILSVSYGALGVNAFLDWMLAPRWGAPGLCVATGLTWGGSALVYAALLAPGALKRAARAVWKPSLAFALPCAALGPLRENGVAAVLAGGLLAAAYYLGGERLGFFDSVPPVWRPRALLKPARRRKRGK